One Brassica napus cultivar Da-Ae chromosome A5, Da-Ae, whole genome shotgun sequence DNA window includes the following coding sequences:
- the LOC125609416 gene encoding uncharacterized protein LOC125609416 — protein MISSRVLNSPAPKVRGGNGPSSAPVPVTRAIVTNADATGSASEDDMYTNSDDFSLANSRVSTNVGRRHGRNLSYCTCSEEFDADKFYTRVIPPFSGAAEESGEIKPARSGVQVSQGKTDDCVESKKTGHSTRLSAVSESFGPSDQDLVRMPTFHASARGTWLAVVSYDACVRLCLHAWAKGCMEAPMFLENECALLREAFGLTQLLLRSEEEMRVNQSSQAPHEGVAPKPNKNTGKMMVQVRRVETVLDAPTSLKPSLKKFEKSRGYFSNISTRISSGWRALRKNYLRVPANGSSVSRQSPGHVHARPECLKQVSCPLKVGVTSPRNSSTSYDDAQETYTCRLRLKSLTEDDPIIMQPGSDEGHVFFPDSHGDDLIVEILEPNGKEFGRALVQLAKFSEDSDEKLLWWSVFREPGHQLVGKLQLYIDYSASSDDNSHLKGGSVAETDAYDLVLEVALKMQWFQQRNLLLYGSWKWLLEEFSSYYGISDVYTKLRYLTYVMDVATPTSDCLHLVHDLLTPVIMKGNDKATLSHQENRILNGIKDQTEQILKLVFENYKSLEESSFSGIKDVVSSATGVPAPALAPAVKLYMLLHDVLSPEDKTNLCHYFQVAAKKRSRMHIGEIDEFVRKNNDPNFWDPSSRAAYHKMIMVCKNVKNEIYTDIEIHNQNILPSFIDLSNLSASIYSTDLCNRLRTFLVACPPSGPSPAVQQLVIATEDFQRDLSSWNIRPIQAGVDAKELFHLYIMTWIQNRRLYLLESCKLDKVKWCGVGTQHSATPFVDEMYTRLNETIQDYQAIISRWPEYIYVLESAIADVEIAIVEALEKRYADVLSPLKENSAPKKLSFKYVKYLTKRSAVSYVVPDELGILLNSVKRMLDVLGPDIEAQFQAWSSCVPDGSRNAAAGDRLSEVTVMLRAKFRSYVQAIVEKLVKNSKLKKETMLKKILQYSKESVGESDMRRKMQKLKEQLTNTVNHLHFVCSTDVFIALSRGYWDHMGWIVLSFLENKKEKRAWYKGSRVAVSILDDTFAAEMQKLLGDSLREQDLKPPRSIVEVRSILCKDTTVNEGKSF, from the exons ATGATCTCCAGCAGAGTATTAAATTCGCCTGCTCCCAAGGTCCGTGGCGGCAACGGACCATCCTCAGCTCCTGTACCGGTCACCAGAGCCATAGTGACCAATGCTGACGCCACTGGTTCTGCTTCCGAAGATGACATGTATACAAATTCAGACGACTTCTCTCTTGCGAACAGTAGAGTGTCTACTAACGTCGGTCGTAGGCACGGAAGAAACTTGTCTTATTGTACCTGCTCCGAG GAGTTTGATGCTGACAAATTTTACACAAGAGTTATCCCTCCATTTTCCGGGGCAGCAGAGGAATCTGGAGAAATTAAACCAGCAAGGTCAGGTGTTCAAGTTTCACAAGGCAAGACAGACGATTGTGTAGAAAGTAAAAAGACTGGACATTCTACTAG ACTTAGTGCTGTTTCTGAGTCATTTGGGCCATCTGATCAAGATCTCGTTCGGATGCCAACTTTTCATGCAAG TGCTCGTGGCACATGGCTTGCAGTGGTTTCCTATGATGCATGTGTGCGACTTTGCCTTCATGCGTGGGCAAAGGGTTGCATGGAGGCTCCCATGTTTCTGGAAAACGAATGTGCTCTTCTACGAGAAGCATTCGG GTTGACGCAACTCCTTTTGCGATCGGAGGAGGAAATGCGGGTGAATCAATCTTCACAAGCTCCGCACGAGGGAGTTGCACCAAAACCCAACAAAAACACTGGCaaaatgatggttcaag TACGACGTGTTGAAACAGTTTTGGATGCTCCAACAAGTTTAAAGCCATCGCTGAAAAAGTTTGAGAAATCCCGGGGTTACTTTTCCAATATCTCAACACGTATATCTTCTGGATGGCGGGCTCTAAGGAAGAACTATCTTCGTGTACCTGCAAATGGTTCTTCTGTTTCACGTCAAAGCCCGGGACATGTACATGCCAGACCAGAGTGCTTAAAGCAAGTTTCTTGTCCCCTGAAAGTTGGTGTCACAAGTCCACGTAATAGTTCAACGTCTTATGATGATGCTCAAG AGACATACACGTGTAGGTTAAGATTGAAAAGCTTAACTGAAGATGACCCCATTATCATGCAACCTGGATCCGATGAAGGGCATGTCTT CTTTCCTGATAGTCATGGAGATGATCTGATTGTTGAAATACTTGAACCAAACGGGAAGGAATTTGGGCGTGCGCTTGTCCAGCTAGCCAAGTTTTCTGAAGATTCC GATGAGAAACTTCTCTGGTGGTCTGTATTTCGTGAGCCAGGACATCAACTTGTGGGAAAACTCCAGCTCTATATTGACTATTCAGCAAGTTCTGATGATAATAGCCATTTGAAG GGTGGTTCTGTTGCGGAAACAGACGCATATGACCTAGTCTTGGAAGTGGCCTTGAAAATGCAGTGGTTCCAGCAAAGAAACTTGTTGTTATATGGTTCATGGAAATGGCTTTTGGAAGAATTTTCCTCCTACTATGGGATTTCAGATGTCTACACCAAGCTCAG aTACTTGACCTATGTGATGGATGTCGCTACACCGACCTCAGACTGTCTCCATTTGGTGCATGACTTGCTAACACCTGTCATCATGAAAGGAAATGACAAGGCCACCTTGAGTCATCAAGag AATCGGATCCTAAATGGAATCAAGGACCAAACCGAGCAGATCCTGAAGCTGGTCTTCGAGAACTACAAATCTCTTGAGGAGTCTTCTTTCTCTGGAATAAAAGATGTAGTCAGTTCTGCAACAGGAGTTCCAGCGCCAGCACTCGCTCCCGCTGTTAAATTGTACATGCTTCTGCATGATGTCTTGTCTCCAGAGGATAAGACTAATCTTTGTCATTACTTCCAA GTAGCAGCAAAGAAGAGATCTAGAATGCACATCGGTGAGATAGATGAATTTGTTAGAAAAAACAATGATCCCAATTTTTGGGATCCTTCTTCAAGGGCTGCTTACCATAAAATGATTATGGTCTGCAAGAATGTAAAGAATGAGATTTATACTGATATTGAGATCCACAATCAAAATATACTTCCCAG CTTTATTGACCTTTCAAACCTGTCAGCATCCATATATAGCACTGATCTCTGCAACAGACTTCGAACCTTCCTTGTTGCTTGTCCACCGTCTGGTCCTTCACCAGCAGTTCAACAGCTTGTGATTGCAACTGAAGACTTTCAACGTGACCTTTCCAGCTGGAACATCCG tCCTATCCAAGCTGGTGTTGATGCAAAAGAATTGTTCCACCTATATATTATGACTTGGATTCAAAATAGACGCCTTTACTTACTTGAATCATGCAAACTTGATAAG GTAAAATGGTGCGGAGTGGGGACACAACATTCAGCAACCCCATTTGTTGATGAAATGTACACCAGGCTGAACGAAACCATTCAAGACTATCAAGCTATCATTTCTAGATGGCCGGAATATATTTACGTTCTGGAGAGT GCCATAGCTGATGTTGAAATAGCAATTGTGGAAGCTCTGGAGAAGCGGTATGCAGATGTCTTATCACCTCTGAAAGAAAACTCAGCTCCAAAAAAGCTAAGCTTCAAGTATGTCAAATACCTAACCAAAAGATCTGCGGTTTCATATGTAGTTCCGGATGAG CTCGGCATTCTACTAAACTCTGTGAAGAGAATGCTTGATGTTCTAGGGCCTGATATAGAGGCTCAATTTCAAGCATGGTCTTCATGCGTTCCTGATGGATCTAGGAACGCAGCTGCTGGGGATCGTCTTTCTGAGGTGACAGTGATGCTCAGAGCCAAGTTTCGAAGTTACGTTCAAGCTATAGTCGAAAAACTCGTAAAAAAT agcaaactAAAAAAGGAGACAATGTTGAAGAAGATTCTTCAGTACTCTAAagaaagtgttggagaatcggACATGAGAAGAAAAATGCAAAAGCTGAAGGAGCAGCTCACCAACACAGTGAATCATCTACATTTCGTTTGTTCAACGGATGTGTTCATCGCATTGTCCCGAGGATACTGGGATCATATGGGATGG ATTGTTCTAAGCTTTTTGGAGaacaaaaaagagaagagagctTGGTACAAGGGTTCTAGAGTTGCTGTCTCT ATACTAGACGATACATTTGCAGCAGAGATGCAAAAGCTACTAGGAGATTCGTTGAGAGAGCAAGACTTGAAGCCTCCGAGATCGATTGTGGAGGTTCGCTCGATTCTTTGCAAGGACACTACAGTTAATGAAGGCAAGTCTTTCTAA
- the LOC106453654 gene encoding mitoferrin-like, with product MATEAAATTASKFPKPDLLPIPQPPDFHPTVLIPSQNDKLRFWHLMVAGSIAGSVEHMAMFPVDTIKTHMQTIRSCPIKPVGITQAFRSIIKTEGPSALYRGIWAMGLGAGPAHAVYFSFYEVSKKYLSGGNPNNSLAHAVSGVFATVASDAVFTPMDMVKQRLQIGKGMYGGVWDCVKRVMREEGFGAFYASYRTTVLMNAPFTAVHFATYEAVKRGLREISPEFVGRGEEEEGLLVYATAGAAGGGLAAVLTTPLDVVKTQLQCQGVCGCDRFKSSSIGEVFRTIIKKDGYRGLARGWLPRMLFHAPAAAICWSTYETVKSFFHDVNGAAA from the exons ATGGCGACAGAAGCCGCCGCCACAACCGCATCTAAATTCCCAAAACCCGACCTCCTTCCCATCCCACAACCACCCGACTTTCATCCAACCGTTCTCATCCCCTCTCAAAACGACAAGCTCCGGTTCTGGCACCTCATGGTCGCCGGTTCGATAGCCGGCTCCGTCGAACACATGGCCATGTTCCCAGTCGACACCATCAAGACCCACATGCAAACCATCCGCTCGTGCCCCATCAAACCCGTCGGCATCACCCAAGCTTTCCGTTCGATCATCAAAACAGAGGGCCCGTCTGCTCTCTACCGAGGCATATGGGCCATGGGGCTCGGCGCGGGCCCGGCCCACGCCGTCTACTTCTCATTCTACGAAGTCTCCAAGAAGTATCTATCCGGCGGGAACCCTAACAACTCTTTAGCTCACGCGGTCTCGGGCGTGTTCGCCACCGTGGCGAGCGACGCCGTGTTTACTCCGATGGATATGGTTAAGCAGAGGCTGCAGATAGGGAAGGGGATGTATGGAGGGGTTTGGGATTGTGTGAAGAGGGTGATGAGGGAGGAAGGGTTTGGTGCTTTTTATGCTTCTTATAGGACGACTGTGCTTATGAATGCTCCGTTTACTGCTGTTCATTTCGCCACGTATGAGGCGGTTAAGAGGGGTTTGAGGGAGATTTCGCCCGAGTTTGTTGGTCGcggagaggaggaggaaggtTTGTTGGTTTATGCTACTGCTGGAGCTGCAGGTGGTGGCTTGGCTGCTGTTTTGACCACGCCGCTTGATGTTGTCAAGACGCAGTTGCAATGTCAG GGGGTGTGCGGTTGTGACCGTTTCAAGAGCAGTTCTATAGGCGAAGTGTTTCGCACGATAATAAAGAAAGACGGGTATAGAGGACTTGCTAGAGGATGGCTACCAAGAATGCTCTTCCATGCTCCAGCTGCTGCCATCTGCTGGTCCACTTATGAAACTGTCAAATCATTCTTTCATGATGTCAATGGCGCAGCAGCTTGA
- the LOC106451438 gene encoding probable protein phosphatase 2C 26 isoform X1, translated as MAIPMTRMMVPPQVSSSLRLSHPNLSNSTRVPLLCRCAPSQLQPLRSGLSLSAGAHAIPHPDKIEKGGEDALFVSSYRGGVIAVADGVSSWAEQDVDPSLFSKELMANASRLVDDEEVRYDPGFLIDKAHTATTSRGSATIIVAMLEEVGVLKIGNVGDCGLKLLREGQIIFSTTPQEHYFDCPFQLSSEGSAQTYMDASFNIMEVKKGDVIVMGSDGLFDNVFDHEIVNIVTKHTDVAESSRLLAEVASSHSRDPGFESPYALEARAKGFDVPLWKKALGMKLTGGKLDDVTVIVAQVVDS; from the exons ATGGCGATTCCGATGACAAGAATGATGGTTCCTCCTCAGGTAAGCTCTTCGCTTCGTCTCTCGCATCCGAATCTATCAAACTCCACTCGCGTTCCTTTGCTCTGTCGCTGTGCTCCATCACAACTCCAACCACTTCG GTCTGGACTCTCTCTGTCGGCAGGAGCTCACGCCATCCCGCATCCAGATAAG ATAGAGAAAGGTGGGGAAGATGCTCTCTTTGTAAGTAGCTACAGAGGTGGTGTCATAGCTGTTGCTGATGGTGTTTCCAG CTGGGCTGAACAAGATGTTGATCCTTCCTTGTTCTCCAAAGAGCTCATGGCTAATGCTTCTCGTCTAGTTGATGAcgaagag GTGAGATATGATCCTGGTTTCCTCATTGACAAAGCTCACACCGCAACTACTTCCAGAGGTTCTGCTACAAT TATTGTAGCGATGCTTGAGGAAGTTGGTGTTCTGAAAATAGGCAATGTTGGAGACTGTGGACTTAAGCTTCTCCGAGAAg GTCAGATCATATTTTCGACTACTCCACAAGAGCATTATTTTGACTGTCCCTTCCAACTAAGCTCTGAAGGCTCTGCTCAAACTTATATGGATGCATCG TTTAACATAATGGAAGTAAAGAAAGGAGACGTGATTGTGATGGGTTCAGACGGGCTTTTCGATAACGTATTTGATCATGAGATTGTTAATATAGTGACCAAACATACAGATGTGGCAGAATCAT CGAGATTACTAGCTGAAGTGGCGAGTAGCCATTCAAGAGATCCAGGCTTTGAGTCTCCATATGCATTGGAAGCAAGAGCCAAG GGGTTTGATGTTCCTCTCTGGAAGAAGGCATTGGGAATGAAGCTTACAG GAGGGAAGCTTGATGATGTTACTGTTATCGTTGCCCAAGTGGTGGACTCTTGA
- the LOC106451438 gene encoding probable protein phosphatase 2C 26 isoform X2 yields MANASRLVDDEEVRYDPGFLIDKAHTATTSRGSATIIVAMLEEVGVLKIGNVGDCGLKLLREGQIIFSTTPQEHYFDCPFQLSSEGSAQTYMDASFNIMEVKKGDVIVMGSDGLFDNVFDHEIVNIVTKHTDVAESSRLLAEVASSHSRDPGFESPYALEARAKGFDVPLWKKALGMKLTGGKLDDVTVIVAQVVDS; encoded by the exons ATGGCTAATGCTTCTCGTCTAGTTGATGAcgaagag GTGAGATATGATCCTGGTTTCCTCATTGACAAAGCTCACACCGCAACTACTTCCAGAGGTTCTGCTACAAT TATTGTAGCGATGCTTGAGGAAGTTGGTGTTCTGAAAATAGGCAATGTTGGAGACTGTGGACTTAAGCTTCTCCGAGAAg GTCAGATCATATTTTCGACTACTCCACAAGAGCATTATTTTGACTGTCCCTTCCAACTAAGCTCTGAAGGCTCTGCTCAAACTTATATGGATGCATCG TTTAACATAATGGAAGTAAAGAAAGGAGACGTGATTGTGATGGGTTCAGACGGGCTTTTCGATAACGTATTTGATCATGAGATTGTTAATATAGTGACCAAACATACAGATGTGGCAGAATCAT CGAGATTACTAGCTGAAGTGGCGAGTAGCCATTCAAGAGATCCAGGCTTTGAGTCTCCATATGCATTGGAAGCAAGAGCCAAG GGGTTTGATGTTCCTCTCTGGAAGAAGGCATTGGGAATGAAGCTTACAG GAGGGAAGCTTGATGATGTTACTGTTATCGTTGCCCAAGTGGTGGACTCTTGA